The following proteins are co-located in the Bremerella cremea genome:
- the xerC gene encoding tyrosine recombinase XerC produces MINQATSASAQGLRSVIDSFLRYLQVERNASDLTIKSYGEDLDALAGYLEESFALEPSPDEITTLDLRGYVSAVTEAGYSGSTVARRLASMRSFFKFAQRQQLVDKNPAKPLRNPRKSQKLPHFLTTDEIGRLLNAPPKSSSAGIRDRAMLETAYSAGLRVSELVGINENDLDLHDGLVRVRGKGRKERLAPLGSFALDALCQWLDVRHLSAKSEKLADRPVFLNKFGNRITTRSVGRMLEKYLKETGLDLRTSPHTLRHSFATHLLDAGADIRSVQELLGHKSLVTTQIYTHLSTASLRGIYEKAHPRAKA; encoded by the coding sequence GTGATTAACCAAGCTACCAGTGCATCTGCCCAAGGGCTGCGAAGTGTCATTGATAGCTTCCTCCGCTATCTGCAGGTCGAACGGAATGCGTCCGACCTGACGATCAAAAGCTATGGCGAAGACCTCGACGCTCTGGCTGGGTACCTGGAAGAGAGCTTCGCCTTGGAACCCTCGCCGGACGAGATCACCACGCTTGATCTGCGAGGCTATGTTTCTGCCGTTACCGAAGCGGGCTACTCTGGTAGTACCGTGGCCCGACGGTTGGCATCGATGCGGAGCTTCTTCAAGTTTGCCCAGCGGCAGCAACTGGTCGATAAGAACCCAGCCAAGCCACTTCGTAACCCACGGAAGAGCCAGAAGCTACCCCATTTTCTGACCACCGACGAAATAGGTCGCTTGCTCAACGCCCCGCCGAAGTCTTCTTCGGCAGGCATTCGTGATCGGGCTATGCTTGAAACGGCTTATAGCGCTGGCCTACGTGTGAGCGAATTAGTCGGCATCAACGAGAACGATCTCGACCTGCACGATGGCCTGGTCCGCGTTCGAGGAAAAGGACGAAAAGAGCGACTTGCTCCCCTCGGTTCGTTTGCCTTAGATGCCCTCTGTCAGTGGTTAGATGTTCGCCATTTGAGTGCCAAGAGCGAGAAACTGGCCGACCGACCGGTGTTTCTCAACAAATTCGGCAATCGGATCACCACCCGCAGTGTGGGCCGAATGCTAGAGAAATATCTCAAAGAAACGGGCCTCGATCTGCGAACCAGTCCTCACACATTACGGCATAGTTTCGCCACGCACTTGCTCGACGCTGGGGCTGACATTCGGAGTGTGCAGGAACTGCTGGGGCACAAGAGTTTGGTTACCACCCAGATCTATACCCACCTGAGCACCGCGTCGCTGCGCGGGATCTACGAAAAAGCTCATCCCCGGGCCAAGGCCTAG
- a CDS encoding potassium/proton antiporter, with translation MLWIDDALLVAGVLLLLGVVTSKISARYGIPMLVLFLGLGMLAGSDGIGGIEFEDPIQANAVGSLALAIILFHGGLGTTYTSIASAWKPSLVLATLGVLITSVVTGLAASWILQISLLQGMLLGSIVGSTDAAAVFSVLRTGGFALPPKLASTLEIESGSNDPMAIFLTVGCIELLKPDPASTGELLLMFVKQMMIGSIFGVLAGYLAVWLTNRIKLDSAGLYPLLATGLCLITFGMTSFFDGSGFLAVYIAGIVMGNNRIVFQNGTLLFHDALAWLAQIMMFIVLGLLCFPKTLVTYTWASLGIAVVLILIARPIAVVISLLPFRFRWQEMVLASWGGLKGAVPITLATFPLLYHLEHGNDIFNVVFFVVVVSALVQGWSLPWVARQLGLNYPMPPSPPLQLEINSLQHVDGEIVDFTITSESPAVRKQVRDLGLPEGATIALIARQEEFIPPQGKTIVSEGDHVVVVIKGGAGESVNRIFMPEIASEVPESVERT, from the coding sequence ATGCTTTGGATTGACGATGCCTTGCTGGTGGCTGGGGTTCTGCTTTTGCTGGGCGTGGTGACCAGTAAAATATCGGCTCGCTACGGTATCCCGATGCTGGTGCTGTTCTTGGGGTTGGGGATGCTGGCCGGCTCGGATGGGATTGGGGGAATTGAATTTGAAGATCCCATTCAAGCGAATGCGGTCGGCTCGTTGGCGTTGGCGATCATCTTGTTTCATGGCGGCCTGGGAACGACCTACACATCGATCGCTTCGGCCTGGAAGCCATCGTTGGTGCTGGCAACTTTAGGGGTTTTGATAACGTCCGTAGTAACCGGCTTAGCGGCGAGCTGGATTTTGCAGATCTCGTTACTGCAAGGGATGCTGCTGGGCAGTATTGTCGGTTCGACCGACGCAGCCGCTGTTTTCTCGGTACTGCGTACCGGCGGGTTTGCTTTGCCACCCAAACTGGCATCGACTTTGGAAATCGAAAGTGGCTCGAACGATCCGATGGCCATTTTTTTGACGGTGGGCTGTATCGAACTGCTAAAGCCTGATCCGGCTTCAACCGGCGAGCTTTTGCTGATGTTCGTTAAGCAAATGATGATCGGCAGCATCTTTGGCGTTTTGGCTGGCTACCTTGCCGTTTGGCTAACCAACCGCATCAAGCTCGACTCGGCCGGCCTTTATCCTTTGTTGGCAACGGGGCTGTGCCTGATCACGTTTGGAATGACCTCGTTTTTCGATGGCAGTGGTTTTTTGGCGGTTTACATTGCGGGAATTGTCATGGGGAACAATCGCATTGTATTCCAGAATGGAACCTTGCTCTTTCATGATGCGTTGGCTTGGCTGGCCCAAATCATGATGTTCATCGTGCTGGGCTTGCTCTGTTTCCCGAAAACGTTGGTGACCTACACTTGGGCCTCTCTGGGAATCGCGGTTGTGTTGATCTTGATTGCCCGGCCAATTGCGGTTGTGATTTCGTTGCTTCCGTTTCGCTTCCGCTGGCAGGAAATGGTCTTAGCCAGTTGGGGCGGGCTAAAAGGGGCCGTGCCTATTACCTTGGCCACGTTTCCTTTGCTCTATCATTTGGAACACGGCAACGATATTTTCAACGTGGTGTTCTTCGTGGTGGTGGTTTCCGCCCTCGTCCAAGGCTGGTCGCTTCCCTGGGTTGCGCGACAGCTAGGGTTAAACTACCCCATGCCTCCGAGCCCGCCACTGCAACTTGAAATCAATTCCTTGCAACACGTCGACGGCGAAATTGTAGATTTCACAATCACGTCCGAATCGCCTGCCGTCCGCAAACAAGTTCGTGACCTCGGTTTACCCGAAGGGGCAACCATTGCGTTGATCGCTCGCCAAGAGGAATTTATTCCGCCACAAGGGAAGACAATTGTCTCGGAAGGGGATCATGTGGTGGTTGTTATCAAGGGTGGGGCAGGGGAGTCTGTCAATAGAATCTTTATGCCCGAGATTGCCAGCGAAGTCCCGGAATCGGTGGAAAGAACGTGA
- a CDS encoding NAD(P)/FAD-dependent oxidoreductase has protein sequence MKRVAIIGAGISGLVCARSLAGKFDVRLFDKSRGVAGRMATRRIPETGANFDHGAQYFTVRSAQVQPLLEEWIDDHIVAPWRGTVVVVRPGINTERDPTPRFVAMPGMKSLGKHLAESLTVRTQTPIVQALYSDDGWVVTTDKKQTYGPYDWLVCTAPPSQTNAILGSRHPFYAKLDEQQFDPCWATMVHFAKPVPVPYDAAFVHENPLRWICRNNSKPGRPLDEECWVLHANPIWSTENLERTSEEVTTELLEAFAQAIGQPLGEIRYVTSHRWRYSAPATPLEETCLVDATAQLAICGDWCSGARVEGAILSGLGAAEQILAAG, from the coding sequence ATGAAACGCGTAGCCATCATCGGTGCCGGAATCTCTGGCTTGGTATGCGCTCGCAGCCTGGCGGGCAAGTTCGACGTTCGCCTGTTCGATAAATCTCGTGGTGTGGCTGGTCGGATGGCAACGCGCCGTATTCCGGAAACAGGGGCGAACTTCGATCATGGTGCCCAATATTTCACCGTGCGCAGCGCTCAGGTCCAGCCTTTGCTTGAAGAATGGATTGACGATCACATCGTGGCTCCTTGGCGTGGCACGGTGGTCGTCGTGCGGCCTGGGATCAATACCGAACGCGACCCGACGCCACGGTTCGTAGCCATGCCCGGCATGAAGTCGCTGGGAAAACACCTGGCCGAATCGTTGACCGTCCGTACCCAAACGCCCATCGTTCAGGCCCTATATTCGGACGACGGTTGGGTCGTAACGACAGACAAAAAACAAACGTATGGCCCCTACGACTGGCTCGTCTGTACGGCTCCTCCGAGCCAAACCAATGCCATCCTGGGTAGCCGACATCCTTTTTATGCCAAGCTAGACGAACAACAATTCGATCCCTGCTGGGCCACGATGGTTCACTTTGCCAAACCTGTCCCGGTTCCTTACGACGCCGCCTTCGTTCATGAAAACCCGCTGCGGTGGATTTGCCGTAACAACAGCAAGCCCGGTCGTCCGTTGGATGAAGAGTGCTGGGTTCTGCATGCCAATCCAATTTGGTCGACCGAAAACTTGGAACGAACCTCCGAAGAGGTCACCACCGAACTACTCGAAGCATTCGCTCAGGCTATCGGCCAACCGCTGGGTGAAATCCGCTATGTCACCAGCCACCGCTGGCGCTATAGCGCTCCGGCCACCCCTTTGGAAGAAACTTGCCTAGTCGACGCCACCGCTCAACTGGCCATCTGTGGCGATTGGTGCTCTGGGGCCCGGGTCGAAGGAGCCATATTGAGTGGGTTGGGAGCTGCAGAGCAGATTCTGGCTGCCGGTTAG
- a CDS encoding DUF4261 domain-containing protein: MAVSLSMIALNRGSRVSWKSLRNDLATFWPMLPAPEEARKQENTLSFDIGNMSIAMGMMPGPIPGDNWATPQRQTWIWPDAVEQMQSHRGHLIVTAVGEAAVLEQSKLLTMVTASLLRTVGNPAGVLWGENGLLNSPEMFCALAETMLPSEMPFPLWLSVFVGKNSDGTTVGFTQGMEAFDLMDFVTENATDSPDDLSERFYGLAGYLAEHGPVIEDGHTIGEDVGEHIQVRYCQSPFGHQRPVMRLDFFPETGRSRYGSWR; the protein is encoded by the coding sequence GTGGCAGTCTCCCTCTCGATGATTGCTTTGAACCGTGGATCCCGGGTTTCATGGAAAAGCTTGCGCAACGATCTCGCGACTTTTTGGCCGATGTTGCCAGCGCCTGAGGAGGCCCGAAAGCAGGAGAATACGCTTTCGTTTGATATCGGGAACATGAGCATTGCCATGGGGATGATGCCAGGTCCGATCCCAGGAGATAACTGGGCTACTCCCCAACGGCAGACTTGGATCTGGCCTGATGCGGTCGAGCAAATGCAATCGCACCGGGGGCATCTCATCGTGACGGCAGTTGGCGAAGCGGCGGTGCTCGAACAATCAAAACTACTTACGATGGTGACTGCATCCTTACTCCGCACGGTTGGGAATCCGGCTGGCGTGCTGTGGGGAGAGAACGGTTTGCTGAATTCCCCAGAAATGTTTTGTGCTTTGGCAGAAACAATGCTGCCGAGCGAGATGCCCTTCCCTTTATGGTTGTCGGTCTTTGTGGGAAAGAACAGTGACGGGACAACGGTCGGCTTTACCCAGGGAATGGAAGCATTTGATCTGATGGACTTTGTTACCGAGAACGCAACCGATTCGCCGGACGACCTTTCCGAACGATTTTATGGATTGGCCGGTTACCTGGCAGAGCATGGACCGGTGATCGAAGATGGTCACACGATCGGAGAAGACGTCGGTGAACATATTCAGGTACGTTACTGCCAGTCGCCGTTCGGGCACCAACGCCCAGTGATGCGACTTGATTTTTTCCCGGAAACGGGGAGGTCGCGTTACGGATCTTGGCGGTAG